A DNA window from Haloactinospora alba contains the following coding sequences:
- a CDS encoding ABC transporter permease has translation MSVSADRTPDAGADETRVPGRWSGVFHEMLRTPRVLIGAGVIAVLALLAWVGPLVSPWEFTERDIMEKFSPPSAEHWFGTNSIGRDLFTVTMVGLQKSLVIGLLVAVLSTFIAAVVGAFAGYFLGVPDKVLMWLTDLMLVLPNFLVLAILSPTLSGKGWLVFVLLLAIFMWMVTAKMVRGMTMSLKEREYVLAARYMGVSHPRIIFRHILPNMSSLLIVDATINVSSAIILETALSYFGFGVQPPDVSLGTLIADGSKQAVAFPWTFAFCTGLLVILVLAVNLIGDGLRDALDPQTKGRS, from the coding sequence ATGAGCGTGTCCGCCGACCGCACGCCAGACGCCGGGGCCGACGAAACCCGCGTACCCGGCCGGTGGTCCGGTGTGTTCCACGAGATGCTGCGCACCCCCCGGGTCCTGATCGGGGCGGGAGTCATCGCCGTTCTCGCGCTGCTCGCCTGGGTGGGGCCGCTCGTCAGCCCGTGGGAGTTCACCGAGCGCGACATCATGGAGAAGTTCAGCCCGCCCTCGGCCGAGCACTGGTTCGGGACGAACAGCATCGGCCGGGACCTCTTCACCGTCACCATGGTGGGGCTGCAGAAGTCGCTTGTCATCGGCCTGCTGGTCGCCGTCCTCTCCACCTTCATCGCCGCCGTCGTGGGCGCGTTCGCCGGATACTTCCTCGGTGTCCCGGACAAGGTCCTGATGTGGCTCACCGACCTGATGCTGGTGCTGCCGAACTTCCTGGTCCTGGCGATCCTGTCGCCGACGCTGAGCGGCAAGGGGTGGCTCGTGTTCGTGCTGCTCCTGGCGATCTTCATGTGGATGGTCACCGCGAAGATGGTGCGCGGCATGACGATGTCGCTGAAGGAACGCGAGTACGTGCTGGCCGCGCGCTACATGGGCGTCTCCCACCCCCGGATCATCTTCCGGCACATCCTGCCCAACATGTCGTCGCTGCTGATCGTGGACGCGACCATCAACGTCAGCTCGGCGATCATCCTGGAAACAGCCCTGTCGTACTTCGGATTCGGTGTGCAACCGCCCGACGTGTCCCTCGGCACGCTCATCGCCGACGGGTCGAAACAGGCGGTGGCGTTCCCGTGGACCTTCGCCTTCTGCACCGGTCTGCTCGTCATCCTGGTGCTGGCGGTCAACCTGATCGGGGACGGCCTGCGCGACGCGCTCGACCCGCAGACCAAAGGCCGCTCCTAG
- a CDS encoding dipeptide ABC transporter ATP-binding protein — MNDVTTETAPSAEPAHTADGPVLEVSDLRVTFPGGGKNPDVPAVRGVSYNVHRGEVLGIVGESGSGKSVSSMAAMGLLPDYAEISGSIRLHGTELLHLDDHSMSRRRGNTISMVFQDPLSGLTPVYTVGDQVAEALRVHHPDMSRQHAAARAVELLDLVGIPDPQQRYRAFPHEFSGGMRQRVMIAIAIANDPEVIICDEPTTALDVTIQAQILDVLKTAQRETGAAIVMITHDLGVVAGFVDRVQVMYAGRLVEAGPVEDIYYRSRMPYTMGLLGSVPRLDTDDNTLIPIEGNPPSMTDLPPGCPFAPRCPIAAEACDRAEPELVGVGPSGHQAACVRAEEIERNGWTAHEVYPVPEVRTDSPDSRLPREQRETVLELDGLVKHHALMKGAVFRRRVGTVYAVDGVTLDVRSGETLGLVGESGCGKSSTLLEILRLEKPQAGRVVVLGKEAGRVSAQERFAIRRDVQVVFQDPISSLDPRMPVFDVVAEPLRTHGYAADRVRSRVMELLRLVGLDAEQAARYPQEFSGGQRQRIGIARALALEPKLLILDEPVSALDVSIQAGVINLLEDLKTRLGLSYLFVAHDLSVVRHIADRVAVMYLGRIVEAGEVSAIYQNPAHPYTQALLSAVPVPDPARERQREHIVLSGDLPNPASPPSGCSFRTRCQKFAVLDESERELCRTTEPEVVPLSGGSTDHGAACHYAAASPVL, encoded by the coding sequence ATGAACGACGTTACGACCGAGACGGCCCCCTCGGCGGAGCCCGCGCACACCGCCGACGGCCCCGTGCTGGAGGTCAGCGACCTGCGGGTGACGTTCCCGGGCGGCGGGAAGAACCCGGATGTTCCCGCGGTGCGCGGGGTCAGCTACAACGTCCACCGCGGCGAGGTGCTGGGGATCGTCGGCGAGTCCGGTTCCGGGAAGTCCGTCTCCTCGATGGCGGCCATGGGTCTGCTTCCCGACTACGCCGAGATCAGCGGTTCGATCAGACTCCACGGTACGGAACTCCTCCACCTGGACGACCACAGCATGTCCCGGCGGCGCGGGAACACCATCTCCATGGTGTTCCAGGACCCGCTGTCCGGTCTCACCCCCGTCTACACCGTCGGGGACCAGGTGGCCGAGGCGCTGCGGGTGCACCACCCGGACATGAGCCGCCAGCACGCCGCCGCCCGCGCGGTGGAGCTCCTCGACCTGGTCGGCATCCCCGACCCGCAGCAGCGCTACCGGGCCTTCCCGCACGAGTTCTCCGGCGGGATGCGCCAGCGCGTGATGATCGCCATCGCCATCGCCAACGACCCCGAGGTGATCATCTGCGACGAGCCCACCACGGCGCTCGACGTCACCATCCAGGCCCAGATCCTGGACGTGCTCAAGACCGCGCAGCGGGAGACCGGCGCCGCGATCGTGATGATCACCCACGACCTCGGGGTGGTCGCCGGGTTCGTGGACCGGGTGCAGGTGATGTACGCCGGTCGGCTGGTGGAGGCCGGCCCCGTCGAGGACATCTACTACCGCAGCCGGATGCCCTACACCATGGGGCTGCTCGGCTCGGTTCCGCGCCTGGACACCGACGACAACACCCTCATCCCCATCGAGGGCAACCCGCCCTCCATGACCGACCTCCCGCCGGGATGCCCGTTCGCGCCGCGCTGCCCCATCGCCGCCGAGGCCTGCGACCGGGCCGAGCCCGAGCTGGTGGGGGTGGGTCCGTCGGGACACCAGGCCGCCTGCGTACGCGCGGAGGAGATCGAGCGCAACGGGTGGACGGCACACGAGGTGTACCCCGTACCCGAGGTCCGTACGGACAGCCCGGACAGCCGCCTCCCGCGCGAACAGCGCGAGACCGTGCTGGAACTCGACGGTCTGGTCAAGCACCATGCGCTGATGAAGGGCGCCGTGTTCCGGCGCCGGGTCGGTACGGTCTACGCCGTGGACGGTGTCACCCTCGACGTCCGGTCGGGGGAGACCCTCGGGCTGGTGGGTGAGTCCGGCTGCGGGAAGTCCAGCACCCTCCTGGAGATCCTCAGGCTGGAGAAACCGCAGGCGGGCAGGGTGGTCGTGCTCGGGAAGGAGGCCGGCAGGGTCAGCGCCCAGGAGCGGTTCGCCATCCGCCGGGACGTGCAGGTGGTCTTCCAGGACCCCATATCCTCCCTCGACCCGCGCATGCCCGTCTTCGACGTCGTCGCCGAACCGCTGCGCACCCACGGTTACGCCGCTGACCGCGTCCGTTCCCGCGTCATGGAACTGCTGCGCCTCGTGGGGCTGGACGCGGAACAAGCCGCCCGTTACCCCCAGGAGTTCTCCGGCGGGCAGCGCCAGCGCATCGGCATCGCCCGGGCCCTGGCGCTGGAACCGAAACTGCTGATCCTGGACGAGCCGGTGTCCGCGCTGGACGTGTCCATCCAGGCGGGGGTGATCAACCTGCTGGAGGACCTGAAGACCCGGCTGGGCCTGTCCTACCTGTTCGTCGCGCACGACCTCTCGGTCGTGCGGCACATCGCGGACCGGGTGGCCGTGATGTACCTCGGCAGGATCGTCGAGGCGGGGGAGGTGTCCGCCATCTACCAGAACCCGGCACACCCCTACACCCAGGCGCTGCTGTCGGCCGTCCCGGTGCCCGACCCCGCCAGGGAACGGCAGCGGGAACACATCGTGCTGAGCGGGGACCTCCCCAACCCCGCCTCCCCGCCCTCGGGGTGCAGCTTCCGTACCCGGTGCCAGAAGTTCGCTGTCCTCGATGAGTCCGAGCGCGAACTCTGCCGTACCACGGAACCCGAGGTGGTGCCGCTGTCCGGTGGCAGCACCGACCACGGAGCCGCCTGCCACTACGCGGCGGCGTCGCCAGTCCTGTGA
- a CDS encoding ABC transporter family substrate-binding protein: MRTPRAVRLTAPLLALALAASACGGGDDDGGSEKSLDDIAAKDINATDRENIEDGGTFNWGLNEYPTQYNMFHPDGNLANVHEIAASVMPVMMDFDESGEASPDPDYVESAELSDDGLTLTLQLNPDAEWSNGEPITWEDYEAQAMTVGKHRDDADEFKVGDSTGYDLIESVEEGSDEYEAVLEFESPYAEWPGLFDPLYPKEYMTDPEKFNEGYKKDFPVTAGPFGDVEFDDTAENVTVNKNGDWWGDPAKLDEIIFHGYENDALAKVFDNGEIDGFHLVTDASAYERLKDKDGARITEAVDNSFRMLSLNGGEGTTLENPELRNALIHGIDRSELAGASLDAIDWPSDPTANRMLRSSQTGYQDNSEGYGEYDPDKANEMLDEAGWTREDEDSVRTNEDGDKLAIDWVVVSGLQAAQDEAEIAKTQLDKVGIKVNIESVPNNGYFDDYIRPGKYDIATYSLVSTNPYAGDSAENFTGPHGEDDNGDPVWGNNLAFTSTDEINTKFEELAEETDPEKYAEIANEIDRALWEHGMAAPLFQRPGNYAVDAELANWGGFGLASTHYEDIGWEK; encoded by the coding sequence ATGAGAACCCCACGCGCGGTGCGACTCACCGCCCCGCTCCTGGCCCTGGCGCTGGCCGCCTCGGCGTGCGGTGGCGGTGACGACGACGGCGGCAGCGAGAAGAGCCTGGACGACATCGCCGCCAAGGACATCAACGCCACCGACCGCGAGAACATCGAGGACGGCGGCACGTTCAACTGGGGACTGAACGAGTACCCCACCCAGTACAACATGTTCCACCCGGACGGGAACCTCGCCAACGTCCACGAGATCGCCGCCTCCGTCATGCCGGTGATGATGGACTTCGACGAGTCGGGCGAGGCCAGCCCCGACCCGGACTACGTCGAGTCCGCCGAGCTCAGCGACGACGGTCTCACCCTCACCCTGCAACTGAACCCGGACGCCGAGTGGTCCAACGGCGAACCCATCACCTGGGAGGACTACGAAGCCCAGGCCATGACGGTGGGCAAGCACCGCGACGACGCCGACGAGTTCAAAGTCGGTGACAGCACCGGCTACGATCTCATCGAGTCGGTCGAGGAAGGCTCCGACGAGTACGAGGCCGTGCTGGAATTCGAGTCGCCCTACGCCGAGTGGCCCGGCCTCTTCGACCCGCTGTACCCCAAGGAGTACATGACGGACCCGGAGAAGTTCAACGAGGGCTACAAGAAGGACTTCCCGGTCACCGCCGGGCCGTTCGGCGACGTCGAGTTCGACGACACCGCCGAGAACGTCACCGTGAACAAGAACGGGGACTGGTGGGGCGACCCGGCCAAGCTGGACGAGATCATCTTCCACGGCTACGAGAACGACGCTCTGGCCAAGGTCTTCGACAACGGGGAGATCGACGGGTTCCACCTGGTCACCGACGCCAGCGCCTACGAGCGCCTGAAGGACAAGGACGGGGCGCGGATCACGGAGGCGGTCGACAACTCGTTCCGGATGCTGTCCCTCAACGGCGGTGAGGGCACAACCCTGGAGAACCCCGAGCTGCGCAACGCACTGATCCACGGCATCGACCGTTCCGAGCTGGCCGGTGCCTCCCTGGATGCCATCGACTGGCCGAGCGACCCCACGGCGAACCGGATGCTGCGCTCCAGCCAGACCGGCTACCAGGACAACAGCGAGGGCTACGGGGAGTACGACCCCGACAAGGCCAACGAGATGCTGGACGAGGCCGGCTGGACCCGCGAGGACGAGGACAGCGTCCGCACCAACGAGGACGGCGACAAGCTCGCGATCGACTGGGTCGTCGTCTCCGGCCTGCAGGCCGCCCAGGACGAGGCCGAGATCGCCAAGACCCAGCTCGACAAGGTCGGCATCAAGGTCAACATCGAGAGCGTGCCCAACAACGGCTACTTCGACGACTACATCCGGCCCGGCAAGTACGACATCGCGACCTACTCCCTCGTGAGCACCAACCCCTATGCCGGGGACTCCGCGGAGAACTTCACCGGACCGCACGGTGAGGACGACAACGGGGACCCGGTCTGGGGCAACAACCTCGCCTTCACCAGCACAGACGAGATCAACACGAAGTTCGAGGAGCTGGCCGAGGAAACCGACCCCGAGAAGTACGCCGAGATCGCCAACGAGATCGACCGCGCGCTGTGGGAGCACGGCATGGCGGCCCCGCTCTTCCAGCGCCCCGGCAACTACGCGGTGGACGCCGAGCTCGCCAACTGGGGCGGGTTCGGTCTCGCCTCCACCCACTACGAGGACATCGGCTGGGAGAAGTAG
- a CDS encoding serine/threonine-protein kinase encodes MSTTADGPDGFPTPGVAPRSDNDPRYVGDFRVVGRLGAGGMGVVYAAVDNDGTPVAVKVVHQEYAVDAEFRSRFSREVNLLRRVAGTCVPGLVAADTEARRPWLTTEYVPGPTLNRNVREYGPLAGDTLLGLAAGVAEALQAVHAAGIVHRDLKPGNVVLSPSGPKVLDFGIARAAEESAITRTSGLMGTPGWLAPEQYDGADPDPRSDVFAWGGLVAFAATGRRPFGSGSPEAVAFRTVREAPDLDGLPEQLRPVVSAALSKNPAARPSAGEALSAVTQVWTGVPETAPAEATRTLPSLLDARWSGGRPEPSTAAWESLAPPRRTRRGTTRLLAWGAAGLALVVATGAAITAVTTDAGPFGGGTNGGGGGGGSPTASGGGGSEPDQPGPRELEHGGANLRGGDPEEDLGIGAVRTENTAPDTLELATSEALGQGDAVSGQWEPRLRMVFSAARREGSDIVFDGTAEYLRDKGSYTLHTRDFVVTEFRRTSEDIQHLDDPEWKNFYNSAEEEVLATLDADTPTADFTLTVTGVPEENPQGDVRYLHYITPERLWGYDVTEEDRTLGDVCYTEGPDWHDLPMGPDGTACG; translated from the coding sequence GTGAGTACAACAGCCGACGGACCCGACGGGTTCCCCACCCCGGGAGTGGCGCCGCGCAGCGACAACGACCCCCGGTACGTGGGGGACTTCCGCGTCGTCGGGAGGCTCGGCGCTGGCGGGATGGGCGTCGTGTACGCCGCGGTGGACAACGACGGCACTCCGGTAGCGGTCAAGGTCGTCCACCAGGAGTACGCCGTGGACGCGGAGTTCCGCTCCCGGTTCAGCCGTGAGGTGAACCTGCTCCGCCGTGTGGCCGGCACCTGCGTCCCCGGCCTCGTCGCGGCGGACACCGAGGCGCGGCGTCCCTGGCTCACGACGGAGTACGTACCAGGGCCGACCCTGAACAGGAACGTTCGGGAGTACGGCCCGCTGGCGGGCGACACGCTCCTCGGCCTGGCAGCGGGAGTGGCGGAGGCGCTGCAGGCGGTGCACGCGGCCGGCATCGTCCACCGCGACCTCAAACCCGGCAACGTGGTCCTGTCCCCGTCCGGGCCCAAGGTGCTGGACTTCGGGATCGCGCGCGCCGCCGAGGAGAGCGCCATCACCCGCACCAGCGGACTGATGGGTACACCCGGCTGGCTCGCTCCCGAACAGTACGACGGGGCCGACCCCGACCCCCGGTCGGACGTGTTCGCTTGGGGCGGGCTGGTCGCCTTCGCCGCCACCGGCCGCCGCCCCTTCGGGAGCGGCTCCCCCGAGGCCGTGGCGTTCCGCACCGTGCGGGAAGCCCCCGACCTGGACGGGCTACCGGAGCAGCTCCGGCCGGTCGTCTCCGCGGCGCTGTCCAAGAACCCGGCCGCACGCCCCAGCGCGGGAGAGGCCCTGTCGGCTGTCACGCAGGTGTGGACCGGGGTTCCCGAGACCGCACCGGCGGAAGCCACCCGGACGCTGCCGAGCCTGTTGGACGCGCGGTGGTCCGGCGGCCGACCGGAACCGTCGACCGCCGCGTGGGAGAGTCTCGCCCCGCCCCGGCGCACACGCCGAGGCACCACGCGCCTGCTCGCTTGGGGCGCGGCGGGCCTCGCCCTGGTCGTGGCAACCGGCGCCGCGATCACCGCCGTCACCACGGACGCGGGACCGTTCGGTGGCGGTACCAACGGCGGCGGCGGAGGCGGCGGCAGTCCCACCGCTTCCGGGGGCGGCGGCTCGGAACCGGACCAGCCCGGCCCGCGGGAGCTGGAACACGGCGGAGCCAACCTCCGCGGCGGGGACCCGGAGGAGGACCTCGGGATCGGTGCCGTGCGCACCGAGAACACGGCTCCGGACACCCTGGAGCTCGCCACCTCCGAGGCCCTGGGGCAGGGCGACGCGGTCAGCGGGCAATGGGAACCCCGGTTGCGGATGGTCTTCTCCGCGGCGCGGCGCGAGGGCTCCGACATCGTCTTCGACGGGACCGCCGAGTACCTGCGGGACAAGGGCAGCTACACTCTGCACACCAGGGACTTCGTCGTGACGGAGTTCCGCCGCACCAGCGAGGACATACAGCACCTCGACGATCCGGAGTGGAAGAACTTCTACAACTCCGCGGAGGAGGAGGTGCTGGCCACGCTGGACGCGGACACCCCCACCGCGGACTTCACCCTCACCGTCACCGGCGTTCCCGAGGAGAACCCGCAGGGCGACGTACGCTACCTGCACTACATCACCCCCGAGAGGCTGTGGGGCTACGACGTCACCGAGGAGGACCGCACCCTCGGGGACGTGTGCTACACGGAGGGCCCCGACTGGCACGACCTCCCGATGGGACCCGACGGCACCGCATGTGGATAG
- a CDS encoding serine/threonine-protein kinase, translated as MPNSATSPRFAALSDGDPRSVGPFKLLGRIAAGGMGTVFAGRSADGGTVAVKAAREELASQPEPRARFAREADLASRVRSPCVPVLRDSDTAAAVPWLATDYVPGPTLQQYVRTRGPLRGEHLLALAAGLAHALSAVHAHEAVHRDLKPGNVLLAPHGPVMVDFGIAREVGDSDLTRTGDVVGTSGWMSPEQYGGRELTERSDVFSWGALVAYAATGREPFGTGPANVLAYRVLHTAPDLAGLPDEITPVVTAALSPEPSQRPTAEQALRAVYGLWDASADPRDLTAAVSAMLATIWTGMEAGVPEPARRRRWPLAAGASAGVLVLLAATATVADVTGAAPWPSVVTAGGNGGGPDDRNNGGNGGDGGNGETSPGSDGGLPEEAVASAENGAHSAEVEIDEYDGAHFTLSYSDQFSTTYAVFTWVQEGPEEGATLSGQLGYSGMPNTVTMNQDAFYVTDGTQQWEPAEEFEYDAEAKESETMEEFGFHVPGAPKQGLLVYRDPDPVQEEKPIPSVAACYDLEGSTFSTDYEECV; from the coding sequence ATGCCGAACAGCGCCACATCCCCCCGTTTCGCCGCGTTGTCGGACGGCGACCCCCGCAGCGTCGGCCCCTTCAAGCTGCTCGGACGGATCGCCGCCGGCGGTATGGGAACGGTGTTCGCCGGCAGGAGCGCCGACGGAGGAACCGTCGCGGTGAAAGCGGCCCGTGAGGAACTCGCCTCCCAACCGGAGCCCCGCGCGCGCTTCGCCCGCGAGGCGGACCTGGCGAGCCGGGTGCGCAGCCCCTGCGTCCCGGTGCTGCGCGACTCCGACACCGCGGCGGCCGTGCCGTGGCTGGCCACGGACTACGTTCCCGGACCAACCCTGCAGCAGTACGTTCGCACCCGCGGGCCGCTGCGGGGCGAGCACCTCCTCGCGCTCGCGGCGGGCCTCGCCCACGCCCTCAGCGCCGTTCACGCGCACGAGGCCGTCCACCGGGACCTGAAGCCCGGCAACGTGCTGCTGGCACCGCACGGCCCGGTGATGGTGGATTTCGGCATCGCGCGGGAGGTCGGGGACAGTGACCTCACCAGGACCGGAGACGTCGTCGGCACGTCCGGATGGATGAGCCCGGAGCAGTACGGCGGCAGGGAACTGACGGAGAGATCCGACGTGTTCTCCTGGGGAGCACTGGTCGCCTACGCCGCTACCGGCCGGGAACCGTTCGGCACGGGGCCCGCGAACGTGCTGGCCTACCGCGTACTGCACACCGCCCCCGACCTTGCCGGCCTCCCGGACGAGATAACGCCGGTGGTGACGGCGGCCCTGTCCCCCGAGCCGTCCCAGCGTCCCACCGCGGAACAGGCGCTGCGCGCGGTGTACGGCCTGTGGGACGCCTCCGCCGATCCCCGCGACCTCACAGCGGCCGTGAGCGCGATGCTCGCCACCATCTGGACCGGCATGGAGGCAGGCGTCCCCGAACCCGCGCGCCGGCGCCGCTGGCCGCTGGCCGCGGGCGCGAGCGCCGGCGTCCTGGTCCTCCTCGCGGCCACCGCGACTGTCGCCGACGTGACGGGTGCGGCCCCCTGGCCCTCGGTGGTGACGGCGGGAGGCAACGGGGGCGGCCCGGACGACCGGAACAACGGGGGCAACGGCGGTGACGGCGGGAACGGGGAGACCTCGCCGGGAAGTGACGGCGGGCTTCCCGAGGAGGCTGTCGCCTCCGCAGAGAACGGCGCCCACAGCGCCGAGGTGGAGATCGACGAGTACGACGGCGCCCACTTCACACTCAGCTACAGTGACCAGTTCTCCACCACCTACGCGGTCTTCACCTGGGTCCAGGAAGGACCGGAGGAAGGGGCCACGTTGAGTGGGCAGCTGGGGTACAGCGGCATGCCCAACACCGTCACCATGAACCAGGACGCCTTCTACGTCACCGACGGCACGCAGCAGTGGGAGCCGGCCGAGGAGTTCGAGTACGACGCCGAGGCGAAGGAATCGGAGACAATGGAGGAGTTCGGGTTCCACGTGCCCGGTGCTCCGAAACAGGGTCTGCTCGTCTACCGTGACCCGGACCCGGTGCAGGAGGAGAAACCGATTCCCAGCGTGGCCGCGTGCTACGACCTTGAGGGGAGCACGTTCTCCACGGACTACGAGGAATGCGTGTGA
- a CDS encoding OmpA family protein gives MRSLFTLRTFALVSTAVLLASGCGPDGENGGDEEEPQPATEAPDGPYLREGVFGDGVSFRAALEVDTVERRADRTVLEYTVTPLQEGEHSARGAFEKGIRLLDPLGQRLYERLPDSNYDAGSGEEENAEDSEDGSEDGDGEPEDGSEDGEAPEETEDAGDGAEAPPRHLGSELPDTVVGGAEYRLEAHFPPLPDDTGRLTVLTPGTTGEFTGVPVTDAPEEDEENGGENSGEDTDSGEDADEDGSDDSGDGEVAAGDTVQPPVTAGPLPGEPGTYATDLYAISEDGALEYDTSAGRQRITVSADELFTGDDEELAEGTAATLDTLAQQVDGRAGTDGPTVSVTVHTGGDRDSDRAQELSQQRAQAVRDYLNDELGDDYQYEAQGGGSEEPLVAGDDAQENKAQRRNSRVEVSYPRPSAEEDTQDAADEDSEGETGGEPEKTETPSVEPQDGGEPATYRAEDGDAVASETATIGGHEYTLRVLPFYRDGAYLVANFRVTSKSPDEIDEDTDAFTGTDYPGAEFGSFSARDPESGETYRGVRVGQQRAVGEETTGHDYLGPVSYPYVTRENSTNRAWVYLSAPAEDVSSLTLDAGGFGEFEDVPVR, from the coding sequence ATGCGTAGCCTGTTCACCCTCCGAACGTTCGCCCTTGTCAGTACCGCCGTCCTGCTGGCGTCCGGCTGCGGCCCCGACGGTGAGAACGGCGGGGACGAGGAGGAGCCCCAGCCTGCGACCGAGGCACCGGACGGCCCGTACCTCCGGGAGGGGGTGTTCGGGGACGGTGTGTCGTTCCGCGCGGCCCTGGAGGTCGACACCGTCGAGCGGCGTGCGGACCGCACGGTGCTGGAGTACACCGTGACGCCGCTGCAGGAGGGCGAGCACTCCGCGCGCGGCGCGTTCGAGAAGGGGATACGGCTGCTCGACCCGCTCGGCCAGCGGCTGTACGAGCGGCTCCCGGACAGCAACTACGACGCCGGGTCCGGAGAGGAAGAGAACGCGGAGGACTCCGAGGACGGTTCCGAGGACGGCGACGGGGAACCCGAGGACGGCTCGGAGGACGGCGAGGCCCCCGAGGAGACGGAGGACGCGGGCGACGGGGCCGAGGCGCCGCCGCGCCACCTCGGGAGCGAACTGCCGGACACGGTCGTGGGAGGCGCCGAGTACCGGTTGGAAGCGCACTTCCCGCCGCTGCCCGACGACACGGGCCGACTCACTGTCCTCACTCCGGGAACGACCGGGGAGTTCACCGGTGTGCCCGTCACCGACGCTCCCGAGGAGGACGAGGAGAACGGGGGAGAGAACTCCGGGGAGGACACGGACTCCGGGGAGGATGCGGACGAGGACGGGTCCGACGACTCCGGCGACGGGGAGGTGGCCGCGGGGGACACGGTGCAACCGCCCGTAACGGCCGGACCGCTGCCGGGCGAACCGGGAACGTACGCCACGGACCTGTACGCCATCTCCGAGGACGGTGCGCTCGAGTACGACACGTCCGCCGGCCGGCAGCGCATCACGGTCAGCGCCGACGAACTGTTCACCGGGGACGATGAGGAACTCGCCGAGGGTACGGCGGCGACACTCGACACCCTCGCCCAACAGGTGGACGGCCGCGCCGGCACCGACGGTCCGACCGTGAGCGTCACCGTGCACACTGGCGGCGACAGGGACAGTGACCGGGCGCAGGAACTCTCCCAACAACGTGCCCAGGCGGTGCGCGACTACCTCAACGACGAGCTCGGCGACGACTACCAGTACGAGGCGCAGGGCGGTGGGAGCGAGGAACCGCTCGTCGCCGGGGACGACGCGCAGGAGAACAAGGCGCAACGGCGCAACAGCCGGGTGGAGGTCTCCTACCCGCGTCCCTCCGCGGAGGAGGACACGCAGGACGCGGCGGACGAGGACTCCGAGGGGGAAACCGGCGGGGAGCCGGAAAAAACGGAAACCCCGTCGGTGGAGCCGCAGGACGGTGGCGAGCCCGCGACGTACCGTGCGGAGGACGGGGACGCTGTCGCCAGCGAGACCGCCACGATAGGGGGACACGAGTACACGCTGCGGGTGCTGCCGTTCTACCGCGACGGTGCCTACCTCGTCGCCAACTTCCGCGTCACCAGCAAGTCCCCGGACGAGATCGACGAGGACACGGACGCGTTCACCGGGACGGACTACCCGGGGGCCGAGTTCGGGAGCTTCAGCGCGCGCGACCCCGAGAGCGGGGAGACCTACCGCGGTGTCCGGGTGGGGCAACAGCGCGCCGTGGGGGAGGAGACCACGGGGCACGACTACCTCGGCCCTGTTTCCTATCCGTACGTGACCAGGGAGAACAGCACGAACCGCGCGTGGGTGTACCTGTCTGCCCCAGCCGAGGACGTCTCCTCGCTGACGTTGGACGCCGGCGGGTTCGGCGAGTTCGAGGACGTCCCGGTGAGGTAA
- a CDS encoding GntR family transcriptional regulator, whose product MTVDHFDPMPLYQQVARAIRDQIKAGELNPRDAIPSESELVAHHGVARETARRAVALLREEGWVVTLPQRGTFVADLG is encoded by the coding sequence ATGACAGTCGACCACTTCGATCCGATGCCGCTGTACCAGCAGGTCGCACGGGCTATCCGTGACCAGATCAAGGCAGGGGAACTCAATCCGCGCGATGCGATCCCCTCGGAGTCGGAGTTGGTGGCTCACCATGGGGTTGCGCGCGAAACCGCGCGGCGTGCGGTAGCGCTGCTACGCGAAGAGGGATGGGTGGTGACGCTGCCCCAACGCGGGACGTTCGTAGCAGACCTGGGGTAA